The Acanthopagrus latus isolate v.2019 chromosome 6, fAcaLat1.1, whole genome shotgun sequence genome includes a region encoding these proteins:
- the park7 gene encoding Parkinson disease protein 7 homolog, translating into MAGKRALVILSKGAEEMETVIPVDIMRRAGIAVTVAGLTGKEPVQCSRNVVICPDASLEEASKQGPYDVVLLPGGMPGAQNLAESPAVKEVLKDQDGRKGLIAAICAGPTALLAHGIGYGSTVTTHPGMKEKMMAGDHYKYSDARVQKDGHYITSRGPGTSFEFALTIVEELMGAEVAAQVKAPLIMKD; encoded by the exons ATGGCGGGCAAGAGGGCGTTAGTAATCCTGTCTAAAGGTGCCGAGGAGATGGAGACTGTTATCCCCGTGGACATCATGCGCAGAGCCGGG ATTGCAGTGACCGTTGCAGGACTGACGGGTAAAGAGCCGGTCCAGTGCAGCAGAAACGTCGTCATCTGCCCTGATGCCAGCCTGGAGGAGGCCAGCAAACAG GGGCCGTATGATGTGGTGCTTCTGCCGGGAGGAATGCCAGGAGCCCAGAATCTGGCAGAG TCTCCTGCTGTGAAAGAGGTGCTGAAGGATCAAGATGGCAGAAAAGGCCTGATTGCAGCCATCTGTGCAG GTCCCACTGCTCTTCTGGCACATGGCATCGGGTACGGCAGCACAGTCACAACACACCCTGGAATGAAGGAGAAGATGATGGCTGGAG accacTATAAATATTCAGATGCTCGAGTGCAGAAGGATGGACATTACATCACCAGCCGTGGGCCAGGAACCAGTTTCGAGTTTGCCCTGACGATTGTAGAGGAACTTATGGGGGCTGAGGTTGCAGCTCAAGTCAAAGCTCCTCTTATTATGAAAGACTGA